In Gallus gallus isolate bGalGal1 unplaced genomic scaffold, bGalGal1.mat.broiler.GRCg7b scaffold_113, whole genome shotgun sequence, the following proteins share a genomic window:
- the LOC768967 gene encoding claw keratin-like — MSCSSLCAPACGVATPAPLANSCNEPCVRQCPDSTVVIQPPATVVTFPGPILSSFPQNAVVGSAGVPAVGSGMGGTFGRGAGFGGYGGLGGYGGLGGYGGYGGFGSCGYGGWRRGLSYLSGSCGPC, encoded by the coding sequence AtgtcctgctccagcctgtgTGCCCCTGCATGTGGCGTGGCCACCCCGGCCCCACTGGCTAACAGCTGCAATGAGCCCTGTGTGCGCCAGTGCCCCGACTCCACTGTGGTGATCCAACCCCCGGCCACCGTGGTCACCTTCCCTGggcccatcctcagctccttcccacagaATGCTGTGGTTGGCTCAGCAGGAGTCCCCGCCGTCGGATCGGGCATGGGTGGCACCTTTGGACGTGGTGCCGGTTTTGGTGGCTATGGAGGCCTGGGAGGCTATGGAGGCCTTGGAGGCTATGGGGGCTATGGAGGCTTTGGTAGCTGTGGATACGGTGGCTGGCGCCGAGGCCTCAGTTACCTCAGTGGCAGCTGTGGGCCCTGCTAA